A section of the Streptomyces sp. SLBN-118 genome encodes:
- a CDS encoding TetR/AcrR family transcriptional regulator: MSGSAPRRRSRASAGLPPITADKIIDAAVELTAEHGLDGWSIRQIATKLDVWPGVVAHHVGDREAVVMAVTDRVIARIPVPDADVPWRDWFSVLMLEGRAVLRQYPGVARRLVLVGPNVPAALPTIDVGIKVLLGAGFGKHATEIYRYLLNSAFMLVAVEDDRDNYFPAARAEMGRAMAAFAEDETRPGLAAAGAQAVASDDPADLAAQDLAFFKLTVERSLDGAEALLKD; the protein is encoded by the coding sequence ATGTCTGGGTCAGCGCCCCGCCGCCGTTCACGGGCCTCGGCAGGCCTGCCGCCGATCACGGCGGACAAAATCATCGATGCCGCGGTCGAGTTGACCGCCGAGCACGGGCTCGACGGCTGGTCGATCCGGCAGATCGCCACCAAGCTGGACGTATGGCCAGGTGTGGTCGCCCATCACGTCGGCGACCGCGAGGCGGTGGTCATGGCGGTCACCGACCGGGTGATCGCACGCATTCCGGTGCCCGACGCGGACGTGCCCTGGCGCGACTGGTTCAGCGTGCTGATGCTCGAAGGGCGCGCCGTCCTGCGCCAGTACCCGGGCGTGGCCCGCCGCCTGGTCCTGGTCGGCCCGAACGTGCCGGCCGCCCTGCCGACGATCGACGTCGGCATCAAGGTGCTGCTGGGGGCGGGGTTCGGCAAGCACGCGACCGAGATCTACCGCTACCTGCTCAACAGCGCGTTCATGCTGGTGGCGGTGGAGGACGACCGCGACAACTACTTCCCGGCGGCACGCGCGGAAATGGGCCGCGCCATGGCCGCGTTCGCTGAGGACGAGACACGGCCCGGTCTGGCGGCGGCGGGTGCGCAGGCGGTCGCGAGCGACGATCCGGCGGATCTGGCCGCGCAGGATCTGGCGTTCTTCAAGCTGACGGTGGAACGGTCGCTGGACGGCGCGGAGGCGCTGCTGAAGGACTGA
- a CDS encoding type I polyketide synthase, protein MVSELSPLPPTPEDRIAIVGIGCRFPGGANSPQQLWELLMGAVDASGPIPEDRWAPQRAQSRENAAVLSRVTSNGAFLGDISGFDASFFGISATEARQLDPQQRMALEVAWEALEHAGIPASSLAGSDTGVFVGVGTDDYGRRLLEDLPGVEAWTGIGSSLCGVPNRISYTLDLRGPSVAVDTACSSSLVALHQACASLQRGEVPVALAGGIMLMAGPGLTTVLDIAGAISPDGRSKAFDEAANGYGRGEGCGIVVLKRLADAQRDGDRIIALVRGSAVHQDGRTDGIMAPSSSAQAHLLRKAYESAGVAPSDVDYVEAHGTGTKVGDPIEAAALAEVVGARADGQRPCLIGSVKTNIGHCEAAAGIAGLIKTALAMQHGIIPPTLTVNGPRKDIPWAESGLSLVSEATPWPDSGRPRLAGVASYGYGGTIAHAVLEQAPVTAGVTDEAEKAESANSTGLTVYPLSSATAPGLAAQAARLGEALHAHALPDVGHTLAHRRAHLSARAVVVAADRAELADGLGALAEGEALPTVVTGETSGPPRSPVWVFSGHGAQWSGMGQDLLAQEPVFAAAIDRLGPIYSEELGVTPREVLTSGDLGSVDIIQSMLFAMQIGLAEVWRRYGVTPGAVIGHSVGEIAAAVVAGVLSEQDGARLVCRRSGLLRKVAGRGAMIMVDRPFDEVQETIGATDTLCAAIAAAPSSTVVAGDIPAVDEAAEQWAELGWTVRRVDSDVAFHSAHMDAISADLAAAVADLRAGTAQVPLYLTALDDPRSTRRQDADYWGLNLRNPVRFQQAVEAAFEDGHRLFLEISAHPVVGHSINETVSGAGDTLVTPSLRRHRPERTTLLTSLAALHCQGVPVDWSVLQPAGNRTDLPTTAWQHARHWVDARGGSQSPVDTLLGSETGVHGSRLRVWQTTLDLRTRPYPRRHPVLNTEIVPAAVLVNTFLTAGRTDVLTDLRLRQPVVVPEQETRELQIVRDDTALTLVSRRLGAPDSAWSTHTMATVGGGAEPEPVRTGESSETLDPGYVIERLAELGVADMGYPWQIEELHRGEGTLTATASADLDRSWAAVLDAALSMASVIFPGPGVLRMPSYVDQVTRTGLPPRRATISVGLDEDHPTTVHVDIRGEADGAESVLTLRGLRYSELEGDLSGEEQSASGRFELDWQPFPVDTASHTALPDRTVLVLGPDDLARALVPACAEHGATVSVDRADLDGADHVLFAPHAIPAADVAVAFAELVGAIAALPGRKPTLWCLTRGVREAASADELSHAPLWGMGRVAASEHPEFWGGVVDLPAGPTEELPAGLLLSLLHLRPAEPVLAVTDGEVRVPRLVPAELAEGGEQFTCRADGTYLITGGLGVLGLVLAEHLARRGARRIVLLGRTAVPPRAQWSDDDPRIAALRRLEAAGVSVTTVAADITDLDATRAALDALQLPPIRGVVHAAGTVHSALMHRLEAGHLRDVMRPKADGAMVLHELFPPGSTDFFVLFSSCGPLLGLPGQGAYAAANAFLDALAAHRRATGHDETVSIAWTSWRGMGMATAASATDAELAARGTADIAPDQALRAFDQTVGRAPSALVTVLSLLRGHTGPRPALLAELARDDASQPAEVPDWVGLTGDELAAYLLDDVRRRVAVVLGVQPAAVGVHRPLTEAGVDSLLATAVRVALERDLGVALPATLLWNYPTVSEIAGFLAGVLGEGAANADEERRTSA, encoded by the coding sequence TGTCCCCCCTGCCGCCGACCCCCGAAGACCGGATCGCCATCGTCGGCATCGGCTGCCGTTTCCCCGGTGGCGCCAACTCGCCACAACAGCTGTGGGAGTTGCTGATGGGCGCGGTCGACGCGTCCGGCCCCATTCCCGAGGACCGGTGGGCCCCGCAGCGCGCCCAGTCGCGCGAGAACGCCGCCGTCCTGTCGCGGGTGACCTCCAACGGCGCCTTTCTGGGTGACATCAGCGGATTCGACGCCTCCTTCTTCGGTATCTCGGCCACCGAGGCCCGCCAGCTCGACCCGCAGCAGCGGATGGCGCTCGAGGTGGCGTGGGAGGCGCTGGAGCACGCGGGCATCCCCGCCTCCAGCCTCGCGGGCAGCGACACCGGCGTGTTCGTCGGCGTGGGCACCGACGACTACGGCCGCCGTCTCCTCGAGGACCTTCCCGGAGTCGAGGCCTGGACCGGAATCGGCTCCTCGCTGTGCGGTGTGCCCAACCGGATCTCCTACACCCTCGATCTGCGCGGTCCGAGCGTCGCGGTGGACACCGCCTGCTCGTCCTCGCTGGTCGCCCTGCACCAGGCGTGCGCCAGCCTCCAGCGCGGTGAGGTACCGGTCGCGCTCGCGGGCGGAATCATGCTGATGGCCGGCCCGGGGCTGACCACCGTGCTCGACATCGCCGGCGCCATCTCGCCGGACGGCCGGTCCAAGGCCTTCGACGAGGCCGCCAACGGATACGGCCGCGGCGAGGGCTGCGGCATCGTCGTACTCAAGCGGCTCGCCGACGCGCAGCGCGACGGCGACCGGATCATCGCCCTGGTCCGCGGCAGCGCCGTGCACCAGGACGGCCGCACCGACGGCATCATGGCGCCCAGCTCCTCGGCGCAGGCGCATCTGCTGCGCAAGGCGTACGAATCGGCGGGCGTCGCGCCCTCCGACGTCGACTACGTCGAGGCGCACGGCACCGGCACCAAGGTGGGCGACCCGATCGAGGCCGCCGCACTCGCCGAGGTGGTCGGCGCCCGTGCCGACGGACAACGGCCGTGCCTCATAGGCTCGGTGAAGACCAACATCGGGCACTGCGAGGCGGCGGCGGGCATCGCCGGGCTGATCAAGACCGCGCTCGCCATGCAGCACGGGATCATCCCGCCGACCCTGACCGTGAACGGTCCGCGCAAGGACATTCCGTGGGCCGAGTCCGGGCTCAGCCTGGTCAGTGAGGCCACGCCGTGGCCCGACTCCGGCCGGCCGCGGCTCGCGGGAGTGGCCAGCTACGGATACGGCGGCACCATCGCGCACGCGGTCCTGGAACAGGCCCCGGTCACCGCGGGCGTCACCGACGAGGCCGAGAAGGCCGAGTCGGCGAACTCCACCGGGCTCACCGTCTACCCGCTGTCATCGGCGACGGCGCCCGGACTCGCCGCCCAGGCCGCCCGGCTGGGCGAGGCGCTGCACGCGCACGCGCTCCCCGATGTCGGGCACACTCTCGCGCACCGCAGGGCGCACCTGTCCGCCCGCGCCGTCGTGGTCGCGGCGGACCGGGCCGAACTGGCCGACGGTCTCGGTGCCCTGGCCGAGGGCGAGGCGCTTCCCACCGTCGTCACCGGTGAGACGTCGGGACCGCCGCGCTCGCCCGTCTGGGTGTTCTCCGGGCACGGCGCCCAGTGGTCGGGCATGGGCCAGGACCTGCTCGCCCAGGAGCCGGTGTTCGCCGCGGCCATCGACCGGCTCGGCCCCATCTACTCCGAGGAACTGGGCGTCACCCCGCGCGAGGTGCTCACCAGCGGCGACCTCGGCTCGGTCGACATCATCCAGTCGATGCTGTTCGCCATGCAGATCGGCCTCGCCGAGGTGTGGCGCCGCTACGGCGTCACTCCCGGCGCGGTGATCGGCCACTCCGTCGGCGAGATCGCCGCGGCGGTCGTCGCCGGAGTGCTGTCCGAACAGGACGGCGCGCGGCTGGTCTGCCGTCGTTCGGGACTGCTGCGCAAGGTGGCGGGCAGAGGCGCGATGATCATGGTCGACCGGCCCTTCGACGAGGTGCAGGAGACGATTGGAGCCACCGACACCCTCTGCGCCGCCATCGCCGCCGCCCCCTCGTCCACCGTCGTCGCCGGAGACATCCCCGCCGTCGACGAAGCCGCCGAGCAGTGGGCCGAACTGGGCTGGACCGTACGCAGGGTCGACTCCGACGTCGCCTTCCACAGCGCGCACATGGACGCGATCAGCGCCGACCTCGCCGCTGCCGTCGCCGATCTCCGGGCGGGGACCGCACAGGTGCCGCTCTACCTCACCGCGCTCGACGACCCGCGCTCGACGCGACGCCAGGACGCCGACTACTGGGGGCTCAACCTGCGTAATCCGGTGCGCTTCCAGCAGGCGGTCGAGGCCGCGTTCGAGGACGGCCACCGGCTGTTCCTGGAGATCTCCGCGCACCCCGTCGTCGGCCACTCGATCAACGAGACCGTCTCGGGCGCCGGAGACACCCTGGTCACGCCCAGCCTTCGCCGCCACCGCCCGGAGCGGACCACCCTGCTCACCTCGCTCGCCGCACTGCACTGCCAGGGCGTCCCGGTCGACTGGTCGGTCCTTCAGCCCGCCGGGAACCGCACCGACCTGCCCACCACCGCCTGGCAGCACGCCCGGCACTGGGTCGACGCACGCGGCGGCAGCCAGTCACCGGTCGACACACTGCTCGGCAGCGAGACCGGGGTCCACGGCTCCCGACTGCGGGTCTGGCAGACCACACTCGATCTGCGCACCCGGCCCTACCCGCGTCGCCACCCCGTGCTGAACACGGAGATCGTTCCGGCCGCCGTACTGGTCAACACCTTCCTCACCGCGGGCCGCACCGATGTGCTAACCGATCTGCGGCTGCGTCAGCCGGTCGTGGTGCCGGAGCAGGAGACGCGCGAACTTCAGATCGTCCGCGACGACACCGCGCTGACCCTCGTCTCCCGCCGGCTCGGCGCACCCGACTCGGCCTGGTCCACCCACACGATGGCCACCGTCGGCGGGGGAGCGGAGCCCGAGCCCGTACGGACGGGGGAGAGTTCGGAGACCCTCGACCCCGGCTATGTCATCGAGCGGCTCGCCGAACTGGGCGTCGCCGACATGGGTTACCCCTGGCAGATCGAGGAACTGCACCGCGGTGAGGGCACACTGACCGCCACCGCGAGCGCCGACCTGGACCGCAGCTGGGCCGCCGTCCTGGACGCCGCCCTCTCCATGGCCTCGGTCATCTTCCCCGGCCCGGGCGTGCTGCGCATGCCTTCGTACGTGGATCAGGTGACCCGGACCGGGCTGCCGCCCCGGAGGGCGACGATCTCGGTCGGGCTCGACGAGGACCACCCCACGACCGTGCACGTCGACATCCGCGGCGAGGCAGACGGCGCCGAGTCCGTACTCACCCTGCGCGGGCTGCGCTACAGCGAGCTCGAGGGCGACCTGTCCGGGGAGGAGCAGAGCGCCAGCGGCCGCTTCGAACTGGACTGGCAGCCCTTCCCGGTGGACACCGCCTCGCACACCGCCCTCCCCGACCGTACGGTGCTGGTGCTCGGCCCCGACGACCTGGCCCGCGCGCTCGTTCCCGCCTGCGCCGAGCACGGCGCGACGGTCAGCGTCGACCGGGCCGACCTGGACGGCGCGGACCATGTGCTCTTCGCACCGCACGCGATACCGGCCGCCGACGTCGCAGTCGCCTTCGCCGAACTGGTCGGCGCCATCGCCGCGCTGCCCGGCCGCAAGCCCACGCTGTGGTGCCTGACCAGGGGAGTACGGGAAGCCGCCTCGGCCGACGAGCTCAGCCACGCCCCGCTGTGGGGCATGGGCCGGGTGGCCGCGAGCGAACACCCCGAATTCTGGGGCGGCGTGGTCGACCTGCCGGCCGGACCGACGGAGGAACTGCCCGCCGGCTTGCTGCTGAGCCTGCTGCACCTGCGCCCGGCCGAGCCGGTGCTCGCCGTCACCGACGGCGAGGTGCGGGTGCCCCGGCTCGTACCGGCCGAACTTGCCGAGGGCGGCGAACAGTTCACCTGCCGGGCCGACGGAACGTATCTGATCACCGGCGGTCTCGGAGTGCTCGGCCTGGTGCTCGCCGAGCACCTCGCCCGGCGCGGCGCCCGCCGCATCGTGCTCCTCGGCCGCACCGCGGTGCCCCCGCGGGCACAGTGGTCCGACGACGACCCCCGGATTGCCGCGCTGCGGCGACTGGAGGCCGCCGGAGTCAGCGTCACCACCGTGGCCGCCGACATAACGGACCTCGACGCGACCCGGGCAGCGCTCGACGCGCTCCAACTGCCGCCGATCCGGGGCGTGGTCCACGCCGCGGGCACGGTGCACAGCGCGCTCATGCACCGGCTGGAGGCGGGGCATCTGCGGGACGTCATGCGGCCCAAGGCCGACGGCGCGATGGTGCTCCACGAGCTGTTCCCGCCCGGGTCGACGGACTTCTTCGTCCTGTTCTCCTCGTGCGGCCCCCTGCTCGGACTGCCCGGCCAGGGTGCGTACGCGGCGGCCAACGCCTTCCTCGACGCACTGGCCGCGCACCGGCGGGCCACCGGGCACGACGAGACGGTGAGCATCGCCTGGACCAGCTGGCGCGGAATGGGCATGGCGACGGCGGCCTCGGCCACCGACGCCGAACTGGCCGCCCGGGGCACCGCGGACATCGCCCCCGACCAGGCGCTGCGCGCCTTCGACCAGACCGTCGGCCGTGCGCCGAGCGCCCTGGTCACGGTCCTGAGCCTGCTGCGCGGCCACACAGGTCCGCGGCCCGCGCTGCTCGCGGAACTGGCCCGGGACGACGCGTCCCAGCCGGCCGAAGTGCCCGACTGGGTCGGCCTCACCGGGGACGAACTGGCCGCGTATCTGCTCGACGACGTACGCCGGCGGGTCGCCGTAGTCCTCGGCGTCCAGCCCGCGGCCGTCGGCGTCCACCGCCCGCTCACCGAGGCAGGGGTCGACTCACTGCTGGCGACGGCGGTACGGGTCGCGCTGGAACGGGACCTGGGCGTGGCGCTGCCGGCGACGCTGCTGTGGAACTACCCCACGGTGAGCGAGATCGCGGGCTTCCTGGCGGGAGTGCTGGGGGAGGGTGCCGCCAACGCGGACGAGGAACGGCGCACCTCGGCGTAG